A genome region from Vibrio tapetis subsp. tapetis includes the following:
- the rplE gene encoding 50S ribosomal protein L5, with protein MAKLHDYYKSSVVAELTKEFGYTSVMQVPRIEKITLNMGVGEAINDKKLLENAASDMATISGQKPLITKARKSVAGFKIREGYPIGCKVTLRGERMWDFFERVISIALPRVRDFRGVSAKSFDGRGNYSMGVREQIIFPEIDYDKVDRVRGLDITITTSASSDEEGRALLAAFNFPFRK; from the coding sequence ATGGCGAAACTGCATGATTACTACAAGTCGTCTGTAGTCGCTGAGCTTACCAAAGAGTTCGGCTACACAAGCGTCATGCAAGTCCCTAGGATTGAGAAAATCACCCTAAACATGGGCGTTGGTGAAGCAATCAACGATAAGAAACTGCTAGAAAACGCAGCATCTGATATGGCAACGATCTCTGGTCAAAAGCCACTTATCACAAAAGCTCGTAAATCTGTTGCAGGTTTCAAAATTCGTGAAGGCTACCCAATTGGTTGTAAAGTAACCTTACGTGGCGAACGTATGTGGGATTTCTTCGAGCGTGTTATCTCGATTGCACTTCCACGTGTACGTGATTTCCGTGGCGTTAGCGCTAAGTCTTTTGACGGACGCGGTAACTACAGCATGGGCGTTCGCGAGCAAATCATCTTCCCGGAAATCGACTACGATAAAGTCGATCGTGTACGCGGTCTTGATATTACTATCACGACGTCTGCGAGTTCCGATGAGGAAGGCCGCGCTCTGCTGGCTGCCTTTAACTTCCCATTCCGTAAGTAA
- the rplX gene encoding 50S ribosomal protein L24, whose product MAAKIRRNDEVIVLTGKDTGKRGKVTKVLETGKVLVEGINLVKKHQKPVPALGQQGGIVEQEAAIDASNVAIFNAATGKADRIGFRFEDGKKVRFFKSNGETVSN is encoded by the coding sequence ATGGCAGCTAAAATCCGTCGTAATGACGAAGTAATCGTACTAACTGGTAAAGATACTGGTAAGCGCGGTAAAGTAACTAAGGTTCTCGAGACTGGTAAAGTTCTCGTTGAAGGTATCAACCTTGTTAAAAAGCACCAAAAGCCTGTACCGGCTCTAGGTCAACAAGGTGGCATCGTTGAACAAGAAGCAGCTATTGATGCTTCTAACGTTGCAATCTTTAACGCGGCAACTGGTAAAGCGGACCGTATCGGTTTCCGTTTTGAAGATGGTAAGAAAGTTCGTTTCTTTAAGTCTAACGGCGAAACCGTTTCTAACTAA
- the rplN gene encoding 50S ribosomal protein L14 has product MIQMQSTLDAADNSGARRVMCIKVLGGSHRRYAHIGDVIKVTVKEAIPRGKVKKGDVLKAVVVRTRKGVRRPDGSVIRFDRNACVLLNDTTEQPVGTRIFGPVTRELRNAKFMKIVSLAPEVL; this is encoded by the coding sequence ATGATCCAAATGCAAAGTACACTCGACGCTGCGGATAACTCCGGCGCTCGTAGAGTAATGTGTATTAAGGTTCTGGGTGGCTCTCACCGCCGTTATGCACATATCGGAGACGTCATCAAAGTTACTGTTAAGGAAGCAATTCCTCGCGGTAAAGTAAAAAAAGGTGATGTTCTGAAGGCGGTGGTAGTGCGCACTCGTAAAGGCGTACGTCGCCCAGACGGTTCTGTCATTCGCTTCGACCGTAATGCTTGTGTATTGTTGAATGACACTACTGAGCAACCAGTCGGCACACGTATCTTTGGTCCTGTGACTCGTGAACTTCGTAATGCGAAATTCATGAAAATTGTGTCACTTGCACCTGAAGTTCTGTAA
- the rpsQ gene encoding 30S ribosomal protein S17, with product MSESIRTMQGRVVSDKMDKSIVVAIERMVKHPIYGKFVKRTTKVHAHDENNECGLGDTVEISECRPLSKTKSWTLVKVVDKSKF from the coding sequence ATGAGCGAATCAATTCGTACAATGCAAGGTCGTGTAGTTAGCGACAAGATGGACAAGTCTATCGTTGTTGCTATCGAACGCATGGTGAAACACCCAATTTACGGCAAGTTCGTAAAGCGTACGACTAAAGTACACGCACATGACGAAAACAACGAGTGTGGCCTAGGCGATACAGTTGAAATTTCTGAGTGTCGTCCACTGTCTAAGACTAAGTCTTGGACATTGGTTAAAGTTGTTGATAAATCGAAATTTTAA
- the rpmC gene encoding 50S ribosomal protein L29, whose product MNAHELREKSVEELNSELLNLLREQFNLRMQAATGQLQQTHTLKTVRRDIARVKTVLTEKAGA is encoded by the coding sequence ATGAACGCACATGAACTACGTGAGAAAAGCGTTGAAGAGCTTAACTCTGAGTTGTTGAATTTGCTACGTGAACAGTTCAACTTGCGCATGCAAGCTGCTACTGGTCAACTACAGCAGACTCACACTCTAAAAACTGTACGCCGTGATATCGCGCGCGTTAAAACTGTTTTGACTGAGAAGGCAGGCGCATAA
- the rplP gene encoding 50S ribosomal protein L16: MLQPKRTKFRKVQTGRNRGLAKGTEVSFGEFGLKAVGRGRITARQIEAARRAMTRHVKRQGQIWIRIFPDKPITEKPLEVRQGKGKGNVEYWVAQIQPGKVMYEMNGVPEELAREAFRLAARKLPIKTTFVTKQVM; encoded by the coding sequence ATGCTACAACCTAAACGTACTAAGTTCCGTAAGGTTCAGACTGGTCGCAACCGTGGTCTGGCTAAAGGCACTGAAGTAAGCTTCGGCGAATTCGGCCTTAAAGCTGTTGGCCGTGGTCGAATCACTGCTCGTCAGATCGAAGCGGCTCGTCGTGCTATGACACGTCATGTTAAACGTCAAGGTCAAATCTGGATTCGTATTTTTCCAGACAAACCTATCACAGAAAAACCGCTAGAAGTTCGTCAGGGTAAGGGTAAAGGTAACGTTGAGTACTGGGTAGCCCAAATCCAACCTGGAAAGGTAATGTACGAAATGAACGGCGTACCTGAAGAGTTGGCACGTGAAGCGTTCCGCCTAGCGGCACGTAAACTGCCTATCAAAACTACTTTTGTAACTAAGCAGGTGATGTGA
- the rpsC gene encoding 30S ribosomal protein S3 has translation MGQKVHPNGIRLGIVKPWNATWFANTKEFADNLDGDFKVRQFLTKELKKASLSRIVIERPAKSIRVTIHTARPGVVIGKKGEDVEKLRAAVAKIAGVPAQINIAEVRKPELDAQLVGDSIASQLERRVMFRRAMKRAVQNAMRLGAKGIKVEVSGRLGGAEIARTEWYREGRVPLHTLRADIDYATSSAHTQYGVIGIKTWIFKGEILGGMPAANAVEPKADKPKKQRKSRK, from the coding sequence ATGGGTCAGAAAGTACATCCAAATGGTATTCGTCTTGGCATCGTTAAGCCTTGGAATGCTACATGGTTTGCTAATACCAAAGAGTTCGCTGACAACCTAGACGGCGACTTCAAGGTACGTCAGTTCCTAACTAAAGAACTGAAAAAAGCATCTCTATCACGCATCGTTATCGAGCGTCCTGCTAAGAGCATCCGTGTGACTATTCACACTGCTCGTCCAGGCGTTGTAATCGGTAAGAAAGGTGAAGACGTAGAGAAACTACGCGCAGCTGTAGCAAAAATCGCAGGTGTACCAGCGCAAATTAACATCGCTGAAGTACGTAAGCCTGAGTTAGACGCTCAACTTGTGGGTGACAGCATCGCATCTCAACTAGAACGTCGTGTTATGTTCCGTCGCGCTATGAAGCGTGCAGTTCAAAACGCAATGCGTCTAGGAGCGAAGGGTATTAAAGTAGAAGTAAGCGGCCGTCTTGGCGGTGCTGAAATCGCGCGTACTGAATGGTACCGTGAAGGCCGTGTGCCACTTCATACCCTACGTGCTGACATTGATTACGCAACTTCTTCGGCTCACACCCAATACGGTGTAATCGGCATTAAAACTTGGATCTTCAAAGGTGAGATTCTAGGTGGTATGCCAGCTGCTAACGCAGTAGAGCCAAAGGCTGATAAGCCTAAGAAGCAGCGTAAAAGCCGTAAGTAA
- the rplV gene encoding 50S ribosomal protein L22 — MEALAKHNFARISPQKARLVADQIRGKSVDQALEILTFSNKKAAVLIKKVLESAIANAEHNEGADIDDLNVAKIFVDEGPIMKRIMPRAKGRADRILKRSSHISIVVADR; from the coding sequence ATGGAAGCACTAGCTAAACATAACTTTGCTCGCATTTCGCCTCAGAAAGCTCGCTTAGTTGCAGACCAAATCCGCGGCAAATCTGTGGATCAAGCACTTGAAATTTTAACTTTCAGCAACAAAAAAGCTGCTGTGTTAATTAAGAAAGTTCTTGAGTCTGCTATCGCTAACGCGGAACACAACGAAGGTGCAGATATCGACGATCTTAATGTCGCTAAAATCTTCGTAGATGAAGGCCCAATCATGAAGCGTATTATGCCTCGTGCTAAAGGTCGTGCGGATCGTATCTTGAAGCGTTCAAGCCACATCAGCATTGTTGTAGCTGATCGCTAG
- the rpsS gene encoding 30S ribosomal protein S19, with amino-acid sequence MPRSLKKGPFIDLHLLKKVEKAVESGDKKPIKTWSRRSMIIPTMIGLTIAVHNGRQHVPVFVTEEMIGHKLGEFAPTRTYRGHAADKKAKKR; translated from the coding sequence ATGCCACGTTCTCTCAAGAAAGGTCCTTTTATTGACCTACACTTGCTGAAGAAGGTAGAGAAAGCGGTGGAAAGCGGAGACAAAAAGCCTATTAAGACTTGGTCCCGTCGCTCAATGATCATACCTACTATGATCGGTTTGACCATCGCTGTCCATAATGGTCGTCAGCACGTACCAGTTTTCGTTACCGAAGAAATGATCGGTCACAAACTAGGTGAATTTGCACCAACTCGTACTTATCGCGGCCATGCTGCAGATAAGAAAGCTAAGAAGCGTTAA
- the rplB gene encoding 50S ribosomal protein L2, translating into MAIVKCKPTSPGRRHVVKVVNADLHKGKPYAPLLEKNSKNGGRNNNGRITVRHIGGGHKHHYRLIDFKRTKDGIPAKVERLEYDPNRSANIALVLYADGERRYIIAPKGVNAGDQIQSGVDAPIKAGNTLPMRNIPVGSTVHCVELKPGKGAQLARSAGAYAQIVARDGAYVTIRLRSGEMRKVLSEGRATIGEVGNSEHMLRELGKAGASRWRGVRPTVRGVVMNPVDHPHGGGEGRTSGGRHPVSPWGQPTKGFKTRTNKRTDKYIVRRRNK; encoded by the coding sequence ATGGCTATTGTTAAATGTAAGCCGACTTCCCCTGGTCGTCGTCACGTTGTTAAAGTTGTTAACGCTGACCTACACAAGGGTAAGCCATACGCACCTCTTTTAGAGAAAAACTCTAAAAACGGTGGTCGTAACAACAACGGTCGTATCACAGTACGTCACATCGGTGGTGGTCATAAACACCATTACCGTTTGATTGATTTCAAACGTACTAAAGATGGCATCCCAGCGAAAGTTGAGCGCCTAGAATACGATCCAAACCGTAGCGCTAACATCGCTCTAGTTCTGTACGCAGACGGTGAGCGTCGTTACATTATTGCACCAAAAGGTGTTAACGCAGGTGACCAGATTCAATCTGGTGTTGATGCGCCAATCAAAGCAGGTAACACTCTGCCGATGCGCAACATCCCAGTAGGTTCTACTGTACACTGTGTTGAACTTAAGCCTGGTAAAGGTGCACAGCTAGCTCGTTCGGCTGGTGCTTATGCTCAAATCGTCGCTCGCGACGGTGCATACGTAACTATCCGTCTACGTTCTGGCGAAATGCGCAAAGTACTTTCTGAAGGTCGTGCAACGATCGGTGAAGTTGGTAACTCTGAGCATATGCTACGTGAACTTGGTAAAGCTGGTGCTTCACGCTGGCGCGGCGTACGTCCAACCGTACGTGGTGTAGTAATGAACCCAGTAGATCACCCACATGGTGGTGGTGAAGGTCGCACATCTGGCGGTCGTCACCCAGTATCACCTTGGGGTCAGCCTACTAAAGGCTTCAAGACTCGTACAAACAAACGCACTGACAAGTACATTGTACGTCGTCGTAATAAATAA
- the rplW gene encoding 50S ribosomal protein L23 — MITEERILKVLRAPHISEKATMAAEKANTIVFKVAKDATKKEIKAAVEKLFEVEVKSVNTLVQKGKTKRQGLREGRRSDVKKAYVTLKEGQDLDFVGGAE; from the coding sequence ATGATCACTGAAGAGCGTATTTTAAAAGTTCTACGTGCTCCACACATCTCTGAAAAAGCAACTATGGCAGCTGAAAAAGCGAACACTATCGTTTTTAAAGTAGCTAAAGATGCAACTAAGAAAGAGATCAAAGCAGCTGTAGAAAAGCTATTTGAAGTTGAAGTTAAGTCTGTAAATACTCTTGTACAAAAGGGTAAGACCAAACGTCAAGGTCTACGCGAAGGTCGTCGCAGCGACGTTAAGAAAGCGTACGTTACCTTGAAAGAAGGTCAAGATCTTGACTTTGTTGGCGGCGCGGAATAA
- the rplD gene encoding 50S ribosomal protein L4 — protein sequence MELMVKGADALTVSETTFGRDFNEALVHQVVVAYAAGARQGTRAQKTRSEVSGGGAKPWRQKGTGRARAGTIRSPIWRTGGVTFAAKPQDHSQKVNKKMYRGAMKSILSELVRQERLIVVDNFSVEAPKTKELAAKLKELELSDVLIVTGEVDENLFLAARNLYKVDARDVAGIDPVSLIAFDKVLMTAEAVKQVEEMFA from the coding sequence ATGGAATTGATGGTTAAAGGTGCTGATGCACTAACTGTTTCCGAGACTACTTTCGGACGTGACTTTAACGAAGCTCTTGTACACCAAGTAGTTGTTGCATATGCAGCAGGTGCTCGTCAAGGTACTCGTGCTCAAAAGACTCGTTCTGAAGTATCTGGCGGTGGCGCTAAGCCATGGCGTCAAAAAGGTACTGGCCGTGCACGTGCTGGTACAATCCGTAGCCCAATCTGGCGTACAGGTGGTGTTACTTTTGCTGCGAAACCTCAGGATCACAGCCAAAAAGTAAACAAAAAAATGTACCGCGGTGCTATGAAAAGCATTCTTTCTGAGCTTGTTCGTCAAGAGCGTTTAATCGTTGTTGATAACTTCTCAGTTGAAGCGCCTAAAACGAAAGAACTTGCAGCTAAGCTTAAAGAGCTTGAGCTAAGCGATGTTCTTATCGTAACTGGCGAAGTTGATGAGAATCTATTCTTAGCTGCTCGTAACCTTTATAAAGTTGACGCACGTGACGTTGCTGGTATTGATCCAGTAAGTCTGATTGCATTCGACAAGGTTCTAATGACTGCTGAAGCAGTTAAGCAAGTTGAGGAGATGTTTGCATGA
- the rplC gene encoding 50S ribosomal protein L3, with protein MIGLVGRKVGMTRVFTEEGVSIPVTVVEVEANRISQVKTLETDGYAAIQVTTGTKKANRVTKPEAGHFAKAGVEAGRGLWEFRLENGEEFEVGAELNVELFNEIKKVDVTGTSKGKGFQGAIKRWNFSTQDMTHGNSLSHRAPGSIGQCQTPGRVFKGKKMAGHMGAERVTTQNLEIVRVDAERNLLLIKGAVPGSTGGNVIVKPAVKA; from the coding sequence ATGATTGGTCTAGTCGGACGTAAAGTGGGTATGACCCGCGTATTTACCGAAGAAGGCGTTTCTATCCCAGTAACTGTTGTTGAGGTTGAAGCGAACCGTATTTCTCAAGTAAAAACTCTTGAGACTGATGGCTACGCAGCAATCCAGGTAACTACTGGTACTAAGAAAGCTAACCGTGTAACTAAACCAGAAGCTGGTCACTTTGCGAAAGCAGGTGTAGAAGCTGGTCGCGGTCTTTGGGAATTCCGTTTGGAAAACGGTGAAGAGTTTGAAGTTGGCGCTGAGCTAAACGTAGAACTTTTCAACGAAATTAAAAAAGTAGACGTTACTGGTACATCTAAAGGTAAAGGCTTCCAAGGCGCTATCAAGCGTTGGAACTTCTCTACTCAAGATATGACTCACGGTAACTCATTGTCTCACCGTGCACCGGGTTCAATTGGCCAATGTCAAACTCCAGGTCGCGTGTTTAAAGGCAAGAAAATGGCAGGTCACATGGGTGCTGAGCGTGTAACGACTCAAAACCTAGAGATCGTACGTGTTGACGCTGAGCGCAATCTGCTTCTTATTAAAGGTGCAGTACCAGGCTCAACAGGCGGCAACGTGATCGTAAAACCTGCTGTTAAAGCATAA
- the rpsJ gene encoding 30S ribosomal protein S10 yields the protein MQNQRIRIRLKAFDYKLIDASTAEIVETAKRTGAQVRGPIPLPTRKERFTVLTSPHVNKDARDQYEIRTHKRLIDIVEPTDKTVDALMRLDLAAGVDVQISLG from the coding sequence ATGCAGAACCAACGTATTCGTATCCGCCTAAAAGCTTTTGATTACAAGTTAATCGATGCTTCTACTGCGGAAATCGTTGAAACAGCTAAACGTACCGGCGCACAGGTTCGTGGTCCTATTCCACTTCCTACTCGTAAAGAGCGTTTCACTGTTCTTACTTCTCCACACGTTAACAAAGATGCACGTGACCAGTACGAAATCCGTACTCACAAGCGCCTAATCGACATCGTTGAGCCTACAGATAAAACTGTTGATGCTCTGATGCGTTTAGACCTTGCAGCGGGCGTTGACGTACAAATTAGCCTAGGTTAA
- a CDS encoding DUF2065 domain-containing protein, with product MSQSIWLAIGIVLIVEGLGPLVAPNGWRQMVAQLSQQPDNQLRRVGGCLVVTGAVIAFMVF from the coding sequence ATGTCTCAATCAATTTGGTTAGCAATAGGGATAGTACTCATTGTTGAAGGCTTAGGTCCGCTCGTCGCACCGAACGGTTGGCGACAAATGGTAGCTCAATTAAGTCAGCAGCCCGACAACCAACTCAGAAGAGTAGGGGGCTGCCTTGTAGTTACCGGTGCAGTAATAGCATTTATGGTATTCTAA
- the hflC gene encoding protease modulator HflC, translating to MRKLMIPVLVVALAIMLMSLFVIPEGERGIVIRFGRVLKDNNEIARIYEPGVHFKLPMFDRVNRLDARIQTMDGRSDRFVTSEKKDVIIDTYVKWRIEDFGQFYLATGGGDVLTAEALLERKVTDVLRAEIGSREIKQIVSGPRNKDVLPTSPDDAEVTTEAAKEALEIDGERDIIMSNVLSDTQTSAMGDLGVRVVDFRMKKINLPDNISDSIYKRMRAERESVARKHRSQGREKAEVIRAQAELEVATVIAEADKTARVTRGDADAKAAAIYAESFSKDPEFFGFMRSLNAYEKSFSSKNDMLVLDPKSDFFKYMNNVNGVAEK from the coding sequence GCGTGGCATTGTAATTCGTTTTGGACGAGTACTTAAAGATAACAACGAAATCGCGCGTATATACGAGCCTGGTGTGCACTTTAAACTGCCAATGTTTGACCGAGTTAATCGCTTAGATGCTCGTATCCAAACGATGGATGGCCGTTCAGACCGTTTCGTAACTTCTGAGAAAAAAGACGTTATCATCGATACCTACGTGAAATGGCGTATTGAAGATTTTGGTCAGTTCTATCTGGCAACTGGCGGCGGTGATGTATTGACTGCTGAAGCTCTATTAGAGCGTAAAGTAACAGATGTATTACGTGCTGAAATCGGTTCTCGTGAAATTAAACAGATTGTTTCTGGTCCTAGAAACAAAGATGTTTTACCAACTTCACCTGACGATGCTGAAGTGACGACTGAAGCCGCAAAAGAAGCGTTAGAGATTGATGGCGAACGCGACATCATTATGTCAAACGTACTGAGTGATACTCAAACGAGTGCGATGGGTGACCTTGGTGTTCGAGTAGTTGATTTCCGAATGAAGAAAATCAATCTACCTGATAACATCAGTGATTCTATCTATAAGCGTATGCGTGCCGAGCGTGAATCAGTTGCTCGTAAGCACCGTTCTCAAGGTCGTGAAAAAGCCGAAGTTATTCGAGCTCAAGCGGAACTTGAAGTGGCGACAGTAATTGCTGAAGCGGACAAAACAGCACGTGTTACACGTGGTGATGCTGATGCAAAAGCTGCGGCTATTTACGCTGAATCATTCAGTAAAGATCCAGAGTTCTTTGGCTTCATGCGTTCGTTAAACGCTTATGAAAAATCATTTAGCAGCAAAAACGATATGCTCGTTCTTGATCCTAAGAGTGATTTCTTCAAGTACATGAATAACGTTAACGGCGTAGCTGAAAAGTAA